Proteins encoded together in one Chelonoidis abingdonii isolate Lonesome George chromosome 1, CheloAbing_2.0, whole genome shotgun sequence window:
- the ZBTB21 gene encoding zinc finger and BTB domain-containing protein 21, which produces MEGLLHYINPAHAISLLSALNEERLKGQLCDVILIVGDQKFRAHKNVLAASSEYFQTLFTNKENESQSVFQLDFCEPDAFENVLNYIYSSSLFVEKSSLAAVQELGYSLGISFLTNIVSKSPQAPFPACPIKKILFQEDDESSSQKRSVIVCQSRNEAQVKNVSQTHDLSHSSKPSHSIAIKTNNRPQVTKPIDPLHSLSLSDRRWLKDSPVSYTKLHEPSGTVDDQSRSGLVKRNAILPQKPLAEKETLCDEPGVSGQLLRGKVAEMSLKRPRPPILSLHGSSESTFLLRETGKGNGQGEDRNLLYYSKLGLVVPSSGSGPENQSIDRSGPLVKSLLRRSLSMDSQVPIYSSSIDLKASHGSSLVTSDSQGKTFNVTSQKSSSKESSEKAVLDDKTQVIHPHRLRSFSASQSTDREVASPLTDVRIKTEPSSPLSEPSEIIRVTVGDASTSASKDFPFKTDSDNKDMSRLPAKRRFQADRRLPFKKLKVNEHGSPGSEDNFEESSSPTRLDADFPDSDVSKDEYSELEEVRPNKKFKCKHCLKIFRSTAGLHRHVNMYHNPEKPYACDICHKRFHTNFKVWTHCQTQHGIVKNPSPASSSHAVLDEKFQRKLIDIVREREIKKALIVKLRRGKQGFQGQSSSQAQQVIKRNLRSRSKGAYICTYCGKAYRFLSQFKQHIKMHPGEKPIGGNKASKQKEHIHIASPVENKEVYQCRLCNAKLSSLIEQGNHERLCRNATVCPYCSLRFSSPELKHEHESKCEYKKLTCLECMRTFKSSFSIWRHQVEVHNQNTMSPTENFSLPVLDHNGEITNASRLHSQSESNKMNNFVTAKEDGVFSDSSEQINFDSEDSSCLPEDLSVSKQFKIHVKEEPADDIEDEVTETNREAKEVVSNKVTGLWPCEKCGKIFTVHKQLERHQELLCSVKPFICHVCNKAFRTNFRLWSHFQSHMSQAAEESVNKDPEICPPANSPSPPPLPPPPPLPKIQPLEPDSPTGLSESPTTTEKLFVPQESDTLFYHAPPLSAITFKRQYMCKLCHRTFKTAFSLWSHEQTHN; this is translated from the coding sequence ATGGAGGGGCTCTTGCATTACATAAACCCAGCACATGCCATTTCTCTCTTAAGTGCTTTGAATGAGGAGCGTCTAAAAGGACAGCTATGTGATGTTATTCTTATAGTGGGAGACCAAAAATTTAGAGCTCATAAAAATGTTCTGGCTGCCAGCAGTGAATACTTCCAGACTCTCTTCACAAATAAAGAGAATGAGTCCCAATCAGTGTTTCAGCTTGACTTCTGTGAACCAGATGCTTTTGAGAATGTATTAAATTACATTTACTCTTCCTCTTTGTTTGTTGAGAAAAGCAGTCTTGCGGCTGTTCAAGAATTGGGCTACAGCCTTGGAATTTCCTTTCTTACCAACATTGTTTCTAAGAGTCCTCAAGCTCCTTTTCCAGCATgtcccattaaaaaaatattgtttcaagAAGATGATGAAAGCAGTTCTCAGAAGAGAAGTGTAATTGTTTGTCAGAGCAGAAATGAAGCACAAGTTAAAAATGTCAGTCAAACACATGATTTAAGCCATAGCTCTAAGCCTTCACACTCCATTGCCATCAAAACAAACAATAGACCACAAGTAACAAAACCAATTGACCCACTTCACAGTTTATCATTAAGTGACAGGAGGTGGCTAAAAGACAGTCCCGTGAGCTACACCAAACTCCATGAGCCTTCTGGAACTGTGGATGACCAAAGTAGAAGTGGCTTGGTAAAGAGGAATGCAATATTGCCACAAAAGCCTTTAGCTGAGAAAGAAACTTTGTGTGATGAGCCAGGAGTGAGTGGACAGCTTCTAAGAGGAAAAGTTGCAGAGATGTCATTAAAAAGACCACGTCCTCCAATCTTATCTCTGCATGGTTCATCAGAATCTACATTTTTGTTGCGagagacaggaaaaggaaatggTCAAGGAGAAGATAGGAATTTGCTATATTATTCAAAATTAGGACTAGTGGTTCCATCTAGTGGATCTGGTCCTGAAAATCAAAGTATTGACCGGAGTGGCCCACTTGTAAAAAGTCTCCTTCGAAGGTCATTGTCCATGGATAGTCAGGTTCCTATTTATTCATCTTCTATTGATTTAAAAGCTTCACATGGATCATCATTGGTGACTAGTGACTCACAGGGAAAAACATTTAATGTTACATCTCAAAAGTCATCCTCAAAAGAGTCTTCAGAGAAGGCCGTCCTAGATGACAAAACACAGGTTATACACCCACACCGCCTTAGGTCCTTTAGTGCCTCTCAGTCGACTGATAGGGAGGTAGCTTCTCCTCTAACTGATGTACGAATAAAAACTGAACCTAGCAGCCCACTTTCAGAGCCTTCTGAAATAATAAGAGTTACAGTAGGAGATGCTTCAACATCTGCCAGTAAAGACTTCCCTTTTAAAACTGACAGTGATAATAAGGATATGAGTAGACTTCCAGCAAAAAGGAGATTTCAAGCAGATAGAAGACTaccatttaaaaaactgaaagtgAATGAGCATGGTTCTCCTGGATCAGAGGATAATTTTGAGGAAAGTTCAAGTCCTACGCGTCTTGATGCTGACTTTCCAGATTCTGATGTCAGTAAAGATGAATACAGTGAATTGGAAGAAGTGAGACCAAACAAAAAGTTTAAATGCAAGCACTGCCTTAAGATTTTCAGATCTACAGCAGGCCTTCACCGTCATGTTAATATGTATCATAATCCAGAGAAACCATATGCTTGTGATATATGCCACAAGAGATTTCATACGAACTTCAAAGTATGGACTCATTGCCAGACACAGCATGGAATTGTGAAGAACCCCTCACCTGCTTCCAGTTCACATGCTGTCTTGGATGAAAAATTCCAAAGAAAATTAATTGatattgtgagagagagagagattaagaaaGCACTGATTGTTAAACTACGACGTGGCAAACAAGGTTTTCAGGGACAGTCTAGTTCACAAGCACAGCAAGTCATCAAAAGGAACTTAAGATCAAGATCCAAAGGAGCCTACATTTGTACCTACTGTGGGAAAGCTTATCGTTTTCTCTCCCAATTTAAACAGCACATAAAAATGCATCCAGGGGAAAAACCAATTGGAGGAAATAAGGCTTCTAAGCAAAAAGAGCACATTCATATTGCAAGTCCAGTTGAAAACAAAGAGGTCTATCAGTGCCGTCTTTGTAATGCTAAGCTCTCCTCTCTTATTGAACAGGGAAATCATGAGCGTCTTTGTAGAAATGCAACAGTCTGTCCTTATTGCAGccttagattttcttctccaGAGCTGAAGCATGAACATGAAAGCAAGTGTGAATATAAAAAGCTCACTTGTCTTGAGTGTATGCGCACTTTTAAATCCTCCTTTAGTATTTGGCGTCATCAAGTTGAAGTTCACAATCAAAATACCATGTCCCCAACAGAGAATTTTTCTCTACCTGTTCTTGATCACAATGGTGAAATAACGAATGCTTCAAGATTGCATTCTCAATCAGAATCTAATAAAATGAACAATTTTGTTACTGCAAAGGAAGATGGAGTATTCAGTGATTCTTCAGAACAAATTAATTTTGATTCTGAAGATTCTTCATGCCTCCCTGAAGATCTAAGTGTTTCCAAACAGTTTAAAATTCACGTCAAAGAGGAGCCTGCAGACGATATAGAGGATGAGGTCACTGAAACCAACAGAGAAGCTAAGGAAGTAGTTTCTAATAAAGTCACTGGCTTGTGGCCCtgtgaaaaatgtggaaaaatttTTACTGTACACAAGCAGTTGGAGCGTCACCAGGAGCTTTTGTGCTCTGTAAAACCATTTATTTGTCATGTGTGCAACAAGGCCTTCCGGACCAATTTCCGTCTATGGAGCCACTTCCAGTCTCATATGTCACAGGCTGCAGAGGAATCAGTGAATAAAGATCCTGAGATATGTCCACCAGCTAACTCCCCATCACCGccacctctgcctccacccccacctctaCCCAAAATCCAGCCCTTAGAGCCTGATAGTCCGACAGGTTTGTCTGAGAGCCCAACTACTACTGAGAAATTATTTGTTCCACAAGAATCGGACACGCTCTTTTATCATGCCCCACCACTTTCAGCAATCACATTCAAAAGACAATATATGTGTAAACTTTGTCACAGGACATTCAAGACTGCATTTAGTCTTTGGAGCCATGAACAGACACACAATTAG